In Mycobacterium gallinarum, a single window of DNA contains:
- a CDS encoding DUF3097 domain-containing protein, which translates to MADRYGSDVLASNPHRKRPRSVELPVEIGMVVEDAQTGFVGAVMRVEYGRMELEDRNGRKKPFPVGPGYLVDGRPVILTPPKRAAPQTSRTASGSVAVAGARAKVALASRIYVEGRHDAELVEQVWGDDLRVEGVVVEYLGGVDDLAAIVEEFRPAPGRRLGVLVDHLVAGSKEARIADAVRRGPGGAHTLVVGHPFIDIWQAVKPGRIGVPEWPVIPKGTDWKKGVCDKLGWPCAQQADIARAWQRIRGRVRDWNDLDPALIGRVEELIDFVTQPTES; encoded by the coding sequence GTGGCTGATCGCTATGGCTCTGATGTCCTCGCATCGAACCCGCACCGGAAACGACCGCGTTCGGTTGAGCTGCCAGTTGAGATCGGCATGGTCGTCGAGGACGCTCAGACCGGCTTCGTCGGCGCGGTGATGCGCGTCGAGTACGGCCGGATGGAACTCGAGGATCGCAACGGTCGCAAGAAACCGTTTCCGGTCGGTCCCGGTTATCTCGTCGACGGCCGGCCCGTCATCCTGACTCCGCCGAAGCGCGCGGCACCGCAGACGTCGCGGACCGCGTCGGGGTCGGTGGCCGTGGCCGGCGCGCGCGCGAAGGTGGCGTTGGCGAGTCGCATCTACGTCGAGGGTCGCCATGACGCGGAGCTCGTCGAGCAGGTGTGGGGTGACGATCTTCGCGTCGAGGGGGTCGTCGTCGAATATCTCGGGGGCGTCGACGATCTCGCCGCGATCGTCGAAGAGTTCCGGCCGGCACCCGGACGACGGCTTGGTGTGCTCGTCGACCATCTCGTGGCCGGCTCCAAGGAGGCGCGAATCGCCGATGCGGTCCGCCGGGGTCCCGGCGGCGCGCACACACTCGTCGTCGGACATCCGTTCATCGACATCTGGCAGGCGGTCAAACCCGGCCGGATCGGGGTGCCGGAGTGGCCCGTCATCCCCAAGGGCACGGACTGGAAGAAGGGCGTGTGCGACAAGCTGGGCTGGCCGTGCGCCCAACAGGCCGACATCGCGAGGGCGTGGCAGCGGATCCGGGGCCGCGTGCGCGACTGGAACGACCTCGATCCCGCGCTCATCGGCCGCGTCGAGGAGCTGATCGACTTCGTGACACAACCAACGGAGTCGTGA
- a CDS encoding replication-associated recombination protein A produces MADGLFDVPGEERSPGVATVGASAPLAVRMRPATLDEVVGQDHLLQPGSPLRRMVEGSGAASVILYGPPGTGKTTLASLISGATGRRFEALSALSAGVKEVRAVIDTARRAAAHGEQTVLFIDEVHRFSKTQQDALLSAVENRVVLLVAATTENPSFSVVAPLLSRSLILQLHPLGADAVRELVRRAIDDERGLGGKVTVADDAVELLVQLSAGDARRALTALEVAAEAGDVTVEVIEQSLDKAAVRYDRDGDQHYDVISAFIKSVRGSDVDAALHYLSRMLVAGEDPRFIARRLMILASEDIGMADPTALQTAVAAAQTVQLIGMPEGQLTLAHATVHLATAPKSNAVTTALGSAMADIRAGKAGQVPTHLRDGHYSGAEKLGNAIGYKYAHDDPDGVVRQQYPPDELVGVDYYQPTTHGAEREIATRLDKLRAIIRKKR; encoded by the coding sequence GTGGCCGACGGTCTGTTTGACGTGCCCGGCGAAGAGCGGTCGCCGGGAGTCGCCACCGTCGGCGCCTCCGCCCCGCTTGCGGTGCGGATGCGGCCCGCCACGCTCGATGAGGTCGTCGGACAAGACCACCTGCTGCAGCCGGGTTCGCCGCTGCGCCGGATGGTCGAGGGTTCGGGAGCGGCGTCGGTCATTCTCTACGGTCCGCCCGGCACCGGTAAGACGACACTCGCATCGCTGATCTCGGGGGCGACCGGCCGCCGTTTCGAGGCGCTCTCGGCGTTGTCGGCCGGCGTGAAAGAGGTCCGCGCCGTCATCGATACCGCGCGGCGGGCGGCCGCACACGGTGAGCAGACCGTGCTGTTCATCGATGAGGTGCACCGGTTCTCCAAGACACAACAGGACGCGCTGCTGTCCGCCGTCGAGAATCGCGTGGTGCTGCTGGTCGCGGCCACCACCGAGAACCCGTCGTTCTCCGTCGTCGCACCGCTGCTTTCGCGGTCGCTGATCCTGCAACTGCACCCCCTCGGCGCCGACGCGGTGCGCGAACTCGTGCGGCGCGCGATCGACGACGAACGTGGCCTCGGTGGCAAGGTCACGGTCGCCGACGATGCCGTCGAGTTACTGGTGCAGCTGTCGGCAGGCGATGCCCGTCGCGCGCTGACGGCCCTCGAGGTCGCGGCCGAGGCCGGCGACGTGACGGTCGAGGTGATCGAGCAGTCGCTGGACAAGGCCGCCGTCCGCTATGACCGCGACGGCGATCAGCACTACGACGTCATCAGCGCGTTCATCAAGTCGGTCCGCGGCTCCGACGTCGACGCAGCCCTGCACTACCTGTCCCGAATGCTGGTCGCGGGGGAGGACCCACGGTTCATCGCCAGACGACTCATGATTCTCGCCAGCGAAGACATCGGCATGGCCGATCCGACGGCCCTGCAGACGGCCGTCGCCGCAGCTCAGACCGTGCAGCTCATCGGAATGCCGGAGGGGCAGCTCACGCTGGCCCACGCGACCGTTCACCTGGCGACCGCACCCAAGTCGAATGCCGTCACCACCGCCCTGGGATCCGCGATGGCTGACATCAGGGCGGGCAAGGCCGGTCAGGTGCCGACCCATCTGCGCGACGGCCACTACTCCGGCGCCGAGAAACTGGGCAACGCGATCGGTTACAAGTACGCGCACGACGATCCCGATGGTGTTGTGCGCCAGCAATATCCGCCCGATGAGCTGGTCGGCGTCGACTATTACCAGCCGACCACCCACGGAGCCGAACGTGAGATCGCGACGCGCCTGGACAAGCTGCGCGCGATCATCCGCAAGAAGCGCTGA
- a CDS encoding ArsR/SmtB family transcription factor → MESDGDADAQLDRAFLALADPIRRAIVARLSRGPATVNELAAPFDITKQAVSKHIQVLEHAGLVTRTRDAQRRPVHLDAAALERLTAWIDRYRLDAERSYRRLDALLAGMPDTQEKGRTT, encoded by the coding sequence ATGGAGAGTGATGGCGATGCGGATGCGCAGCTCGATCGCGCCTTCCTGGCGCTGGCCGACCCGATTCGACGTGCGATCGTCGCGCGACTGTCCAGGGGGCCGGCCACGGTCAACGAACTGGCCGCACCGTTCGACATCACCAAACAGGCGGTGTCCAAGCACATTCAGGTGCTCGAGCATGCGGGTCTCGTCACGCGGACCCGCGACGCACAGCGACGGCCGGTTCACCTCGACGCCGCCGCGCTGGAGCGGCTGACCGCATGGATCGACCGATATCGGCTCGACGCCGAGCGCAGTTACCGCCGGCTGGACGCCCTGCTGGCAGGCATGCCCGACACCCAGGAGAAAGGACGCACCACATGA
- a CDS encoding SRPBCC family protein has product MTNALDLNAPVDTLAMEFTREFDAPVEALFRAHAEPELMKQWLGPHGLEMEITEWDFKSHGGYRYTHSNDEGTFGFNGTFHTVRDNEFILQTFEFEGAPDMVNIEYMWFEDLGNGRSRLRGRSICPNTEARDALLSSGMEGGMTEGYEKLDALLKSL; this is encoded by the coding sequence ATGACGAACGCATTGGACCTCAACGCCCCGGTCGACACCCTGGCCATGGAGTTCACCCGCGAGTTCGACGCTCCGGTCGAAGCGCTGTTCCGGGCGCATGCCGAGCCCGAGCTGATGAAGCAGTGGCTCGGCCCGCATGGTCTGGAGATGGAGATCACCGAGTGGGACTTCAAAAGCCATGGCGGGTACCGCTATACGCACTCAAACGACGAAGGGACGTTCGGCTTCAACGGCACGTTCCACACCGTGCGAGACAACGAGTTCATCCTGCAGACCTTCGAATTCGAAGGTGCGCCGGACATGGTGAACATCGAGTACATGTGGTTCGAGGACCTCGGCAACGGCCGTTCCCGGCTGCGGGGCCGGTCGATCTGCCCCAACACCGAGGCGCGAGACGCACTGCTTTCTTCCGGCATGGAAGGCGGAATGACCGAGGGCTACGAGAAGCTCGACGCCTTACTCAAGAGCCTCTGA
- a CDS encoding GlsB/YeaQ/YmgE family stress response membrane protein, producing the protein MTITGIITAILIGIVIGVLARLLLPGKQPIGMLVTILVGIVAALIGTWLAQALGISTTTPGVDWGELLVQLVVAVIGVALVSALMGRGRTGMTGRRRSGLMR; encoded by the coding sequence GTGACCATCACCGGCATCATCACCGCAATACTCATCGGCATCGTGATTGGCGTACTGGCCAGGCTGCTGCTACCGGGTAAGCAGCCCATTGGGATGCTCGTAACGATCCTGGTCGGCATCGTCGCCGCGTTGATCGGTACTTGGCTTGCCCAGGCGCTCGGCATTTCCACCACAACGCCCGGCGTCGACTGGGGGGAGCTGCTCGTTCAGCTCGTCGTGGCCGTGATCGGAGTGGCGCTCGTGTCGGCGCTCATGGGACGTGGTCGCACCGGCATGACGGGCCGCCGGCGCTCGGGCTTGATGCGCTGA
- a CDS encoding secondary thiamine-phosphate synthase enzyme YjbQ, whose translation MDTDVLDIDTARRRIVDLTDEVRAFCSAHQDGLCNVFVPHATAGVAIIETGAGSDDDLLDTLERLLPRDDRYRHAHGAPGHGADHVLPALVSPSVTVPVQGGKPLLGTWQSVVLVDLNSDNPQRKVRLSFIGA comes from the coding sequence GTGGACACGGATGTACTCGATATCGACACCGCCAGGCGCCGCATCGTCGACCTCACCGATGAGGTGCGCGCGTTCTGCAGTGCGCACCAAGACGGCTTGTGCAATGTCTTTGTCCCGCACGCGACGGCCGGTGTCGCGATCATCGAGACCGGTGCCGGGTCCGATGACGACCTGCTGGACACGCTGGAACGCCTGCTGCCTCGCGATGACCGCTATCGCCATGCCCACGGCGCCCCGGGGCACGGCGCCGACCATGTGCTGCCCGCGCTGGTCTCGCCATCGGTGACGGTGCCCGTGCAGGGCGGAAAGCCGCTGCTCGGCACGTGGCAGAGCGTCGTGCTGGTGGATCTGAACAGCGACAATCCGCAGCGCAAGGTTCGGTTGAGCTTTATCGGCGCCTAA
- the alaS gene encoding alanine--tRNA ligase — translation MQTHEIRKRFLDHFVKAGHTEVPSASVILDDPNLLFVNAGMVQFVPYFLGQRRPPWDRAVSVQKCIRTPDIDEVGITTRHNTFFQMAGNFSFGDYFKKGAIEFAWSLLTNPVEQGGYGMDPERIWATVYLDDDEAIRLWQEVAGLPLERIQRRGMADNYWSMGIPGPCGPSSEIYYDRGPEYGIEGGPEANEDRYIEIWNLVFMQNERGEGTSKENFEILGPLPRKNIDTGMGVERVACLLQDVDNVYETDLLRPVIDLVAAVAPRGYGQGNHGDDVRYRIIADHSRTAAIIIGDGVSPGNEGRGYVLRRLLRRIIRAAKLLGVEQPIVAELMTTVRDAMGPSYPELVTDFDRIQRIAVAEETAFNRTLASGSRLFDEAAATTKRSGKSTISGTDAFTLHDTYGFPLELTLEMAAEADLSVDEEGFRGLMAEQRRRAKADAAARKQAHSDLSAYRELVDTAPTEFTGFDELTTEARILGIFVDGKRVPVIGHGTHDADRVELVLDRSPFYAESGGQIADEGTITGAGASAAAKAAVTDVQKIAKTLWAHRINVESGEFVEGDTVVAAVDPRWRHGATQGHSGTHMVHAALRQVLGPNAVQAGSLNRPGYLRFDFNWQGALSEDQRTQIEEVTNEAVEANFEVHSFTTDLEKAKSMGAMALFGEAYPDEVRVVEIGGPFSLELCGGTHVNSSAQIGPVTILGESSVGSGVRRVEAYVGLDSFRHLAKERALMAGLASSLKVPSDEVPARVANLVERLRAAEKELDRMRLANARAAAANAAAGAERVGKVHLVAQRMAGGMSAADLRTLVGDIKGKLGGDPAVVALIAEGPNGGDDSVPYVVAVNPAAQDLGLSANDLVKQLGAPVNGRGGGKADLAQGSGKGAAGIEAALAALRAELDRS, via the coding sequence GTGCAGACACACGAGATCAGGAAGCGCTTCCTTGATCACTTCGTGAAGGCGGGCCATACCGAGGTCCCCAGCGCCTCGGTGATCCTCGACGACCCCAACCTGCTGTTCGTCAACGCCGGCATGGTGCAGTTCGTGCCCTACTTCCTCGGGCAGCGCCGACCGCCCTGGGATCGCGCGGTGAGTGTTCAGAAGTGCATCCGCACCCCGGACATCGACGAGGTCGGCATCACCACCCGTCACAACACCTTCTTCCAGATGGCGGGCAATTTCAGCTTCGGCGACTACTTCAAGAAGGGCGCCATCGAGTTCGCATGGAGCCTGCTGACGAACCCCGTCGAGCAGGGCGGGTACGGCATGGACCCCGAAAGAATCTGGGCGACCGTGTATCTCGATGACGACGAAGCGATCCGGCTGTGGCAGGAAGTCGCCGGACTGCCCCTGGAGCGCATCCAGCGCCGCGGCATGGCCGACAACTACTGGTCGATGGGTATCCCCGGACCGTGCGGGCCCTCATCGGAGATCTACTACGACCGCGGGCCGGAGTACGGCATCGAGGGTGGACCCGAGGCCAACGAGGACCGCTACATCGAGATCTGGAATCTCGTGTTCATGCAGAACGAACGCGGCGAGGGCACATCGAAGGAGAACTTCGAGATCCTCGGCCCGCTGCCGCGCAAGAACATTGACACCGGCATGGGCGTCGAGCGGGTCGCGTGCCTGCTGCAGGATGTCGACAACGTCTACGAGACTGATCTGCTGCGTCCGGTGATCGACCTGGTCGCCGCCGTCGCCCCACGGGGGTACGGCCAAGGCAACCACGGAGACGACGTCCGGTACCGCATCATCGCCGACCACAGTCGTACCGCCGCGATCATCATCGGCGACGGCGTCAGTCCCGGAAACGAGGGCCGCGGCTACGTCCTGCGCCGGTTGCTGCGCAGGATCATCCGCGCGGCGAAGCTGCTGGGCGTCGAGCAACCGATCGTCGCCGAGTTGATGACCACGGTTCGCGACGCGATGGGCCCGTCGTATCCGGAACTGGTCACCGACTTCGATCGCATCCAGCGCATCGCCGTCGCAGAGGAGACCGCCTTCAACCGGACGCTGGCGTCAGGGTCCCGGCTGTTCGACGAGGCGGCCGCCACGACCAAGCGCTCGGGCAAGTCGACCATCTCCGGAACCGATGCATTCACCCTGCACGACACGTACGGCTTCCCGCTGGAACTGACGCTGGAGATGGCCGCCGAAGCCGACCTGAGCGTCGACGAAGAGGGCTTCCGCGGGTTGATGGCCGAGCAGCGCCGGCGCGCCAAGGCAGACGCGGCGGCACGCAAGCAGGCGCACTCCGATCTGTCGGCATACCGCGAACTCGTCGACACTGCCCCCACCGAGTTCACCGGTTTCGACGAGTTGACCACCGAGGCAAGGATTCTCGGCATCTTCGTCGACGGCAAGCGGGTACCCGTCATCGGGCACGGGACGCACGACGCCGACCGCGTGGAACTCGTTCTCGATCGCAGCCCCTTCTACGCGGAGTCCGGCGGGCAGATCGCCGACGAGGGCACGATCACCGGCGCGGGTGCGTCCGCAGCGGCCAAGGCCGCGGTGACCGACGTCCAGAAGATCGCCAAAACCCTGTGGGCACACCGAATCAACGTCGAGTCCGGCGAGTTCGTGGAGGGCGACACTGTGGTGGCCGCCGTCGACCCGAGGTGGCGCCATGGCGCGACCCAGGGGCATTCCGGAACCCACATGGTGCACGCGGCCCTTCGGCAGGTGCTGGGGCCCAACGCCGTTCAGGCAGGATCGCTGAACCGCCCCGGCTATCTGCGGTTCGACTTCAACTGGCAGGGCGCGCTGTCCGAGGACCAGCGGACCCAGATCGAAGAAGTCACCAACGAGGCGGTTGAAGCCAACTTCGAAGTGCACAGTTTCACCACCGATCTGGAGAAGGCCAAGTCGATGGGCGCGATGGCCCTGTTCGGCGAGGCCTACCCCGATGAGGTCCGAGTCGTCGAGATCGGCGGCCCCTTCTCGCTCGAACTCTGCGGCGGCACCCACGTCAACAGTTCGGCACAGATCGGGCCCGTCACGATCCTCGGCGAATCCTCGGTCGGCTCAGGCGTGCGTCGCGTCGAGGCGTACGTCGGGTTGGACTCGTTCCGCCACCTGGCCAAGGAACGCGCCCTGATGGCGGGGCTGGCGTCATCACTGAAGGTGCCGTCGGACGAGGTACCGGCCCGGGTGGCCAACCTCGTCGAACGGCTACGGGCCGCCGAGAAGGAACTCGACCGGATGCGCCTGGCGAACGCGCGCGCCGCGGCCGCGAATGCCGCCGCAGGTGCCGAACGGGTCGGTAAGGTCCACCTCGTGGCACAGCGGATGGCCGGCGGAATGTCGGCGGCGGATCTGCGCACGCTCGTCGGCGACATCAAGGGCAAACTGGGCGGTGACCCCGCGGTTGTCGCGTTGATCGCCGAAGGCCCAAACGGTGGGGATGACTCCGTGCCGTACGTGGTGGCGGTCAATCCGGCGGCGCAGGATCTGGGACTGAGCGCCAACGATCTGGTGAAGCAGTTGGGCGCGCCGGTGAACGGTCGCGGGGGTGGCAAGGCCGATCTGGCACAGGGCTCCGGTAAAGGTGCGGCGGGGATCGAGGCGGCGTTGGCCGCGTTGCGTGCCGAACTGGACCGGAGCTGA
- the ruvX gene encoding Holliday junction resolvase RuvX, whose translation MASAEDRQPDRPGPTLQPPDPGPGRRLGIDAGSVRIGVAVSDPDGVLATPVETVLRDRRKGSEKHVRRLATLVDDFHAVEAVVGLPRTLADRSGSAAQDAIGLADQLAARIAPVPVRLADERLTTVAAQRSLREAGVRAKGQRKMIDQAAAVGILQNWLDQRRAALTAHGDFRDEVGDV comes from the coding sequence GTGGCGAGCGCAGAGGACCGTCAACCCGACCGGCCAGGCCCCACGCTGCAGCCGCCCGACCCAGGACCGGGCCGACGGTTGGGCATCGACGCGGGCAGCGTCCGTATAGGGGTGGCGGTCAGCGATCCGGACGGGGTTCTCGCGACACCGGTCGAGACCGTGCTGCGGGACCGCCGCAAGGGCAGCGAGAAGCATGTGCGACGGCTGGCGACGTTGGTTGACGACTTCCACGCGGTCGAAGCGGTGGTCGGGTTGCCGCGCACCCTCGCCGACCGGTCGGGTTCGGCCGCCCAAGATGCGATCGGTCTCGCTGATCAACTGGCGGCACGCATCGCGCCGGTGCCGGTGCGACTGGCCGACGAGCGGCTGACCACCGTTGCGGCGCAGCGGTCGTTGCGGGAGGCCGGGGTGCGGGCCAAGGGACAGCGAAAGATGATCGACCAGGCCGCCGCGGTCGGCATTCTGCAGAATTGGCTGGATCAGCGGCGCGCGGCGTTGACGGCACATGGTGACTTCAGGGACGAGGTCGGGGATGTCTGA
- a CDS encoding endolytic transglycosylase MltG, with protein sequence MSDDWGRERVEPSWHRERVEPMAVGPPRRKRTRADRLREARGRRKRRMAGGLALGILVVVVIGVVFLGSKLWHNVFGTSSDFTGDGVNDVVIQVHDGDSTTAIGNTLQDEKVVANSATFVEAAQGNAAISSIQPGFYKVRTEIPAANAVERLADPANRVGKLVIPEGRQLDDVQDVKTNAVTDGILSLISKATCVDLDGQRNCVAVDALKQMAGTAEPSALSVPEWAVGPVNAMGTDHRRLEGLIAPGSWNIDPSAQPQEILSTLISTSAAQYEAGGILDTAKAMNMSPYQILTVGSLVQREATPEDFAKVARVIYNRLAQNRTLEFDSTVNYPLDRIEVATTDGDRGQLTPWNTYVRPGLPATPICSPGQPALAAAENPEPGDWLYFVTIDLQGTTLFTRDYQQHLANIELAMRNGVLDSNR encoded by the coding sequence ATGTCTGACGATTGGGGCCGCGAACGCGTCGAGCCCAGCTGGCACCGGGAACGGGTGGAGCCGATGGCGGTTGGCCCCCCACGGCGCAAAAGGACACGCGCGGACCGGTTGCGGGAAGCACGCGGGCGGCGCAAGCGCCGCATGGCGGGCGGTCTGGCGCTCGGCATCCTGGTCGTCGTCGTCATCGGTGTGGTCTTTCTGGGCTCTAAGCTGTGGCACAACGTGTTCGGCACGAGCAGCGATTTCACCGGCGACGGCGTCAACGATGTGGTGATCCAGGTCCACGACGGGGACTCCACGACCGCGATCGGTAACACCCTCCAGGATGAGAAAGTGGTGGCGAACTCCGCCACCTTCGTCGAGGCGGCCCAGGGAAATGCCGCCATCTCGTCGATCCAGCCCGGCTTTTACAAGGTGCGCACCGAGATCCCGGCCGCCAACGCCGTTGAGCGGCTTGCAGATCCGGCGAACAGGGTTGGCAAGCTGGTGATCCCGGAAGGGCGCCAGCTCGACGACGTTCAGGACGTCAAGACCAACGCCGTCACCGACGGCATCCTCAGCCTGATCTCCAAGGCGACGTGTGTCGACCTCGACGGTCAACGCAACTGTGTCGCCGTGGACGCGCTCAAGCAGATGGCCGGCACGGCGGAACCGTCGGCGCTTTCGGTGCCGGAATGGGCCGTCGGCCCGGTGAACGCGATGGGCACCGACCACCGCCGCCTGGAAGGATTGATCGCGCCCGGCTCGTGGAACATCGATCCGTCCGCGCAGCCGCAGGAGATCCTGTCGACGTTGATCAGCACGAGCGCAGCGCAGTACGAGGCGGGCGGCATCCTCGACACCGCGAAAGCGATGAACATGTCGCCGTATCAGATCCTGACCGTCGGCTCGCTGGTGCAACGCGAAGCCACCCCGGAGGACTTCGCGAAGGTTGCCCGGGTCATCTACAACCGGTTGGCCCAGAACCGCACGCTGGAGTTCGACTCCACGGTGAACTATCCGCTCGACAGGATCGAAGTGGCGACCACCGACGGCGACCGCGGGCAGCTCACGCCGTGGAACACCTACGTGCGGCCGGGTCTTCCTGCGACGCCCATCTGTTCGCCCGGCCAGCCTGCGCTCGCGGCGGCGGAGAACCCGGAGCCGGGAGACTGGCTGTACTTCGTGACCATCGACCTGCAGGGCACCACCCTGTTCACTCGGGACTATCAGCAGCACCTGGCGAACATCGAACTCGCGATGCGCAATGGTGTCCTCGACTCCAATCGGTGA
- a CDS encoding shikimate dehydrogenase — protein sequence MRSAGGGPRKAAVLGSPIAHSRSPQLHLAAYRALGLHDWTYERIECTAEQLPSLVGGFGPEWVGVSVTMPGKFAALEFADERTARAELVGSANTLVRTPTGWRADNTDIDGVTGALGEASGRAMVLGAGGTAPAVVVGLAALGVHHITVVARNAQRAAPFVELATKSGVRAQWCAIDGPELAAHVAGVDVMVNTVPADAVAPYVSTLAPAPVLLDAIYDPWPTPLATAVEAAGGRVISGLQMLLNQAFAQVEQFTGQPAPKDAMRAVLD from the coding sequence ATGAGGTCGGCTGGCGGCGGTCCTCGTAAGGCCGCGGTGCTCGGGTCACCCATTGCGCATTCCCGCTCGCCGCAGCTGCACCTCGCCGCTTATCGAGCGTTGGGTCTGCACGATTGGACGTACGAGCGGATCGAATGCACCGCCGAGCAATTGCCCTCCCTGGTGGGCGGTTTCGGCCCCGAGTGGGTGGGAGTGTCGGTGACGATGCCGGGCAAGTTCGCCGCCCTCGAATTCGCCGACGAACGCACGGCACGCGCCGAGTTGGTCGGCTCGGCCAACACCCTGGTGCGGACACCTACCGGATGGCGCGCCGACAACACCGATATCGACGGTGTCACCGGCGCATTGGGTGAGGCGTCGGGCAGAGCGATGGTCTTGGGGGCGGGCGGCACCGCCCCGGCGGTGGTGGTCGGCCTGGCCGCACTGGGTGTCCATCACATCACGGTGGTGGCACGTAATGCGCAACGGGCAGCCCCGTTCGTCGAACTGGCAACGAAATCCGGTGTCAGGGCGCAATGGTGCGCGATCGATGGCCCGGAGCTGGCGGCACATGTGGCCGGCGTGGACGTCATGGTCAACACCGTGCCCGCAGACGCCGTGGCGCCGTATGTGTCCACGCTGGCGCCTGCGCCCGTGCTGCTCGACGCGATCTACGATCCGTGGCCCACACCGCTGGCCACTGCGGTCGAAGCTGCGGGCGGGCGCGTGATCAGCGGCTTGCAGATGCTGCTGAATCAGGCCTTCGCCCAGGTCGAGCAGTTCACCGGTCAGCCTGCGCCCAAAGATGCGATGAGGGCCGTCCTGGACTGA
- a CDS encoding prepilin peptidase, protein MGVAAVGVCVLTWFAGLSWFDIRERRLPNWLTVPGALAILMCAAATGRGAPALAGAVSLFAIYLAMHLIAPAAMGAGDVKLAIGIGGLTGALGVDVWSLAAVAAPLLTAGMAVIVRIVSAERAVPHGPSMCVAAAAAAALVLL, encoded by the coding sequence ATGGGGGTGGCGGCGGTCGGCGTCTGCGTGCTGACCTGGTTTGCCGGGCTCAGTTGGTTCGACATTCGCGAGCGACGGCTGCCCAATTGGCTGACGGTGCCCGGCGCCCTCGCGATCCTGATGTGCGCTGCGGCAACGGGGCGTGGGGCACCTGCGCTGGCCGGCGCGGTATCGCTTTTCGCGATCTACCTCGCCATGCATCTGATCGCCCCGGCGGCCATGGGTGCCGGCGACGTCAAGCTCGCGATCGGTATCGGGGGACTGACGGGTGCTTTGGGTGTCGATGTGTGGTCGCTCGCCGCAGTCGCGGCGCCGCTGCTGACGGCTGGTATGGCCGTCATCGTCCGGATCGTGAGCGCGGAACGGGCTGTGCCGCACGGCCCCTCGATGTGTGTGGCCGCGGCCGCGGCCGCCGCTCTCGTCCTGTTGTGA
- a CDS encoding nuclear transport factor 2 family protein, which yields MQMMKLDLKAISERYFAAWAAHDPEAIVALHTADTQFWMHMGGDPVVGRDAVRSTFAEIFAQFPDLTWETHRVLFGDDHWILDWALISGDIRFDCLDVVNVSPDGLVARKDTFVDGVQLNAALAVVAP from the coding sequence ATGCAAATGATGAAGCTCGATCTCAAGGCGATCTCGGAGAGATATTTCGCCGCTTGGGCGGCCCACGATCCGGAAGCGATCGTGGCCCTGCACACGGCCGACACCCAGTTCTGGATGCACATGGGTGGTGACCCCGTCGTCGGCCGCGACGCGGTGCGCAGCACCTTCGCCGAAATCTTCGCCCAATTCCCAGATCTCACGTGGGAGACCCACCGGGTGCTGTTCGGCGACGACCATTGGATCCTCGACTGGGCACTGATATCGGGTGACATCCGATTCGACTGCCTCGACGTCGTGAACGTCTCGCCGGACGGGCTCGTCGCGCGCAAGGACACCTTCGTCGACGGTGTGCAACTGAACGCCGCCCTCGCGGTGGTGGCCCCGTGA
- a CDS encoding DUF3237 domain-containing protein, with protein MTAATPIDQLPLIDALPVEHLFDMHVDLQPAQPITTPVGARMTFITTGGVIDGPKLRGEILPGGGDWLIVGSDGVGRVDVRATLKTHDGVLIHYEARGVINVPADGLDRLAAGDVLGFDETYVRTTPTFETADERYGWLSGLVTVGYNVLSRNHIDYRIYRVL; from the coding sequence GTGACCGCCGCGACGCCGATCGATCAGTTGCCGTTGATCGACGCCCTACCGGTTGAGCACCTGTTCGACATGCACGTTGATCTTCAACCAGCACAACCGATTACGACACCCGTCGGTGCCAGGATGACGTTCATCACGACGGGCGGCGTCATCGACGGGCCGAAACTGCGCGGGGAGATCTTGCCCGGCGGGGGAGATTGGCTGATCGTCGGGAGCGACGGAGTCGGACGCGTCGATGTCCGCGCCACGCTCAAGACGCATGATGGCGTGCTGATCCACTATGAGGCGCGCGGAGTCATCAACGTGCCCGCGGATGGACTCGATCGGCTGGCCGCCGGTGACGTGCTGGGGTTCGACGAGACGTATGTGCGGACCACGCCGACGTTCGAGACCGCCGACGAGCGCTATGGCTGGCTGTCGGGACTGGTCACCGTCGGCTACAACGTCCTATCTCGCAACCACATCGACTACCGCATCTATCGGGTGCTGTGA